The following coding sequences lie in one Gorilla gorilla gorilla isolate KB3781 chromosome 5, NHGRI_mGorGor1-v2.1_pri, whole genome shotgun sequence genomic window:
- the HMGA1 gene encoding high mobility group protein HMG-I/HMG-Y isoform X1 encodes MSESSSKSSQPLASKQEKDGTEKRGRGRPRKQPPVSPGTALVGSQKEPSEVPTPKRPRGRPKGSKNKGAAKTRKTTTTPGRKPRGRPKKLEKEEEEGISQESSEEEQ; translated from the exons ATGAGTGAGTCGAGCTCGAAGTCCAGCCAGCCCTTGGCCTCCAAGCAGGAAAAGGATGGCACTGAGAAGCGGGGCCGGGGCAGGCCGCGCAAGCAGCCTCCGGTGAGTCCCGGGACAGCGCTGGTAGGGAGTCAG AAGGAGCCCAGTGAAGTGCCAACACCTAAGAGACCTCGGGGCCGACCAAAGGGAAGCAAAAACAAGGGTGCTGCCAAGACCCGG AAAACCACCACAACTCCAGGAAGGAAACCAAGGGGCAGACCCAAAAAACTG gagaaggaggaagaggagggcatCTCGCAGGAGTCCTCGGAGGAGGAGCAGTGA
- the HMGA1 gene encoding high mobility group protein HMG-I/HMG-Y isoform X2, which yields MSESSSKSSQPLASKQEKDGTEKRGRGRPRKQPPKEPSEVPTPKRPRGRPKGSKNKGAAKTRKTTTTPGRKPRGRPKKLEKEEEEGISQESSEEEQ from the exons ATGAGTGAGTCGAGCTCGAAGTCCAGCCAGCCCTTGGCCTCCAAGCAGGAAAAGGATGGCACTGAGAAGCGGGGCCGGGGCAGGCCGCGCAAGCAGCCTCCG AAGGAGCCCAGTGAAGTGCCAACACCTAAGAGACCTCGGGGCCGACCAAAGGGAAGCAAAAACAAGGGTGCTGCCAAGACCCGG AAAACCACCACAACTCCAGGAAGGAAACCAAGGGGCAGACCCAAAAAACTG gagaaggaggaagaggagggcatCTCGCAGGAGTCCTCGGAGGAGGAGCAGTGA
- the SMIM29 gene encoding small integral membrane protein 29 isoform X1, whose product MYRRKSGWTGCAITCSPCTAMTQLRNCMRLSRSCSLTWETPRWYMAGRVATSTSGCRCWMSRRDLTPLPHPSEPGVLDCLGPCRLLPLLSPGSPCWVLGLHFSLHPPSAASASHALTITSLPPGLLPFVGVELTAHPQALMGRGFPSGMGAAGRHLCFL is encoded by the exons ATGTACAGAAGAAAAAGCG gGTGGACCGGCTGCGCCATCACCTGCTCCCCATGTACAGCTATGACCCAGCTGAGGAACTGCATGAGGCTGAGCAGGAGCTGCTCTCTGACATGGGAGACCCCAAG GTGGTACATGGCTGGCAGAGTGGCTACCAGCACAAGCGGATGCCGCTGCTGGATGTCAAGACGTGACCTGACCCCCTTGCCCCACCCTTCAGAGCCTGGGGTCCTGGACTGCCTGGGGCCCTGCCGTCTGCTTCCCCTGCTGTCACCTGGCTCCCCCTGCTGGGTGCTGGGTCTCCAtttctccctccacccaccctcagCAGCATCTGCTTCCCATGCCCTCACCATCACCTCACTGCCCCCAGGCCTTCTGCCCTTTGTGGGTGTTGAGCTCACTGCCCACCCACAGGCACTCATGGGAAGAGGCTTTCCTTCTGGGATGGGGGCGGCTGGTAGACACCTTTGCTTTCTCTAG
- the SMIM29 gene encoding small integral membrane protein 29 isoform X3: MPPRPTATPWWAMCWGPSSSSPWSGWWWLWVDRLRHHLLPMYSYDPAEELHEAEQELLSDMGDPKVVHGWQSGYQHKRMPLLDVKT, translated from the exons ATGCCCCCCAGGCCAACAGCGACTCCATGGTGGGCTATGTGTTGGGGCCCTTCTTCCTCATCACCCTGGTCGGGGTGGTGGTGGCTGTG gGTGGACCGGCTGCGCCATCACCTGCTCCCCATGTACAGCTATGACCCAGCTGAGGAACTGCATGAGGCTGAGCAGGAGCTGCTCTCTGACATGGGAGACCCCAAG GTGGTACATGGCTGGCAGAGTGGCTACCAGCACAAGCGGATGCCGCTGCTGGATGTCAAGACGTGA
- the SMIM29 gene encoding small integral membrane protein 29 isoform X4, protein MSNTTVPNAPQANSDSMVMYVQKKKRVDRLRHHLLPMYSYDPAEELHEAEQELLSDMGDPKVVHGWQSGYQHKRMPLLDVKT, encoded by the exons ATGAGTAACACCACTGTGCCCAATGCCCCCCAGGCCAACAGCGACTCCATG GTAATGTATGTACAGAAGAAAAAGCG gGTGGACCGGCTGCGCCATCACCTGCTCCCCATGTACAGCTATGACCCAGCTGAGGAACTGCATGAGGCTGAGCAGGAGCTGCTCTCTGACATGGGAGACCCCAAG GTGGTACATGGCTGGCAGAGTGGCTACCAGCACAAGCGGATGCCGCTGCTGGATGTCAAGACGTGA
- the SMIM29 gene encoding small integral membrane protein 29 isoform X2: MSNTTVPNAPQANSDSMVGYVLGPFFLITLVGVVVAVVMYVQKKKRVDRLRHHLLPMYSYDPAEELHEAEQELLSDMGDPKVVHGWQSGYQHKRMPLLDVKT, translated from the exons ATGAGTAACACCACTGTGCCCAATGCCCCCCAGGCCAACAGCGACTCCATGGTGGGCTATGTGTTGGGGCCCTTCTTCCTCATCACCCTGGTCGGGGTGGTGGTGGCTGTG GTAATGTATGTACAGAAGAAAAAGCG gGTGGACCGGCTGCGCCATCACCTGCTCCCCATGTACAGCTATGACCCAGCTGAGGAACTGCATGAGGCTGAGCAGGAGCTGCTCTCTGACATGGGAGACCCCAAG GTGGTACATGGCTGGCAGAGTGGCTACCAGCACAAGCGGATGCCGCTGCTGGATGTCAAGACGTGA